TAGTGGCCATTCCTGcaatcacaaagacacacattaaTGAGAAGGTGTCACATGAGTGTTTTCACACACTTGGTACAGACACACTTATCACTACTAACCTGTGCAGGAAATTGAGTCGACTCCTGGGCCATGGTACTCCACAATGGCACCGGTGCCTCCCTTTACCGTCAAGATGCCAGCCACCTTCAAGATGACATCTTTTGGAGACGTCCAGCCAGAGAGGGTGCCTGTCAGCTTCACGCCAATCAccttagagaaaaaaaaaatcagttgtgttttatatgtgtgACAAAACAAAGGTGGAAGAATTATGTGTGACAAGTGCAGTATACTGCTAACCTTGGGACACTTGAGCTCCCAGGGGATTCCTGCCATGACGTCTACAGCATCAGCTCCACCCACTCCGATGCAGATGGCACCAAGCCCACCACCATTcggtgtgtgtgaatctgtacCAATAAGCATTACTCCTGGGTAGGCATAGTTCTCTAGGATGATCTgttcagacatttaaaaaatctGATTGTTAGAACCATCACAGCTATAAAGATTGACATATCCAAACCAAACTCCAATCAAAATTAAATCATTGATACCTGATGGATGATTCCAGAGCCAGGTTTCCAAAAGCCAACTCCATATTTTGCCCCGGCACTGGCAAGGAAGTTGTAGACCTCATGGTTGATTTCCTGTAAAGAGACCCATGACCACGGTTCAGTAAAGATTTCATGCTGCATCTTACAACAACTAACAACATTCATTGTGAATCCTCCTCACCTTTGCTCTGGCCAAATCCTTCACTCCTCCAGTCTGGGCCTCAATCAAGTGATCACAGTGGATAGTGGAGGGCACAGCAACCTTTGGTAAGCCACTGCTGATGAACTGTAGCATTGCCATCTGGGCTGTAGCATCCTGCATAGCCACACGGTCAGGACGCAACCGCAAGTAGGTGCGACCGCGATCGATGTCCTGGTTGTGGGGGTCATCAAGGTGGCCATAAACAATCTTCTCTGACAAGGTGAGGGGTCGGTTGAGCCTGAAATAGAAAAAATTAGAGTACACTTAGGTAGCAGAAGAATAAACTGAATGGACCCTGCAAACTGATGTGAGCTGGTAAAGGCTATAACTGTGGCAAAGGGTAAACAAACATTGAAGATCAAATACTCACACAGATAAGGGGGTGCAAATACAGAGCACTTTAGGAGGGCACTAACCTTTTGCGCACAATGTCAACATTAGACTGAAGCTTCTTATAGTTGACGAAGGAAGCAGGCTCAAAGCGGCTCATAGACACATTGGCCTTGGCTCTATAAGCAGCTGATACATGCAGTCGCCGTACACCATGGCCCAGGACCACCTGGAGAAGGTACACAAACATTATACTACAAACAACTGTAGACATAAACACAGATCACTTTATTTATCTGGCCAGATTACACAACTGAAAACATTTCAATGTGTAAACATAACCCCTGTGGGAAGTAAACTTGTGAAGGCAATGCTGCTACGCAGTTAACTCCCATGTATCAAATGTCAGAGCTACACAACATGATGCACCACAACCACCCCCCCACGCCCCcgcacccaaaaaaaaaacaaaaaaccatcaggtcacctacaaacacatttacaacaAGAACACAGGCTCCTCTTAAACACTCTACATTGCATAATTCCTAAATAGTAGTGGCTAGATTTATAACATATattgaataaaataaacaagacTCTTGATAAACTGCAACAGCTGGAAGTCCTCAATGACCAGAAGATGTGTGGTCAAGATTAGCTGTTGTTCAGTGAAGAAGCGAGCAGCTGTACAAACAATCACTCGACTGTCAGGGAGCTAGAGGTTGCTGTTATTTAAATAGGGTAGCATTTACTAATAATAGTCTAATCTAATAATCATCTATTGGTGATTATTATTGACCCTTACAGGAAaaccagtgtttgtttttaatcatgatGCTGATCTTAAACACTGATTCACTGGCATTGTTCAGTCCAAGGTCAGGTAAACGATGCATAAAACAATAGTTTTTccgatgtattaaaaagaatgagaaaaaaaaacaatgttgtgGTTTTCATTTACCCTCCTTCATCACCCTGTTATTAAAATACCAACCCACTAACACTAGATATGTGACACTCATTATAACCTCCAAACCAAAAGGATTCATTTTCCCCTTAAACCTATGAAAATTATCTATAggactgtgtttgttgtcttatTTGAAGACATTTATATTCCTGCTGGTGCCACGCTGCTCGCCTGTGAGCCTGTACGGAGCCTCTAACCTTGTGGTTAACCTTGCTACCATACTCAACAATCCATCTACCCCACGCCTGTTCATTTAAAACCTTTGGATATAGAGAGAATGTTCCTTTTGACGAAGACATAAACTGAGATTTATCTAACCAGTGTAAGAATAGTAGACGCTCATTGGATGCGTTCAGTGCAGTCGGGACACGATGACCTGGCCAGCTAGTCGGTGACTGTTTCGCGTCTTATTTATCCACGTTAGCCACTCTTATCCAACTAACCGGGTCAGAACCGGGTTAAATAACTTCTTTGTCATCTTAAACAGTAAATGACATCCGTCCCTGCTAAAGAAAAGGGGTAAAAAGTCTCAATTTTGTCTCTTACCTGCAGCCGGGCGACAGTCAGACAGTAGGTTGCCATTTTGTTCACTGACAAAGATGTATGGGTCGGCGGTGACGTCAGGCAATTGTagcctttcttttcttcttctctgtttttttggcagcggccatctttggtgctTACTGCCGTCTTCTGGAAGTTCCTCCTTGTATCATCGGTcccttaaattaaattaatcacAACAAGATTGcgtagcaacggcaatcaaacaaatcaTTGAATTAATTTCTTATTACATCAATTACACGTTTAACAATGGATTGTTACTGGTATGTTTTGCCAAAGGacgcagatttttttttaagtaagttAAGGATACAGTGTGCTGTTATTCATGCTGGAGACGCCAGGGGGCGATAATGCGCCTCTTCATACGGAAATCACGGGTTAAAGGTTAAAGTTGAACCATACCAGCCAGCGCTCGCCTTACGTTAGCCAACAATGGCTAAACATCACCCAGATTTGATCTTTTGCCGAAAACAAGCCGGTGTCGGTAAGTTTGACCGTAGCACACGTTTTAATAACGAACAGCAGTATTTTTCTACTGCAACTAAATGTCTCTTAATGTTGTTTTGACATTAATTTAGCTTTCATGCTAACAGGTATAGCATGGATTTCATTGAATGTGTGTTAGCCATAGTGTTAGCTTGGAGATATCTACTGATCTGTGAGCTAATGGTACAATTTTTGCAAAATGTTTTGGTGTCTTTAATGATAGATACATataaaataaagcagcacagCTATATGAACGATTGCTATACTAACAAACCCTGTTTTGTTTCCATCCTGCAGCTATCGGGAGACTTTGCGAGAAATGTAAGCATTTCCATCTTTTGATTGAAATACAGCTTTTGAATAGTTTTAGCCTTTGTGTGTTTACTAGACTCTTTCCCTCACTAGGTTAATATGTCACACGTACATACTGTCCTTCTGCTATATTTGCTGATTTGTAAAGCACTATTCCTTACAGTCACAGTAcgattgtgtatttgttttctctAAAAGACAAAAAATTGCAGCTATTATTGATGTTTACATTCCTACTTGTAAAATTATTAGCAGTTAGAAACATTGGGTTCTGTGTACAAAACAAATAATAGTTTTTTTCTTAGGAACTGAttagttttgtttatttattccaTAAACATCACCCAGTCTGTAGAAtgtaataagataagataatcctttattagtcccccgcaTGGGAAATTCACAATGGATTATTGATCATAATATTTGCCATctcattcttcctcctcccaggCGATGGAAAGTGTGTCATCTGTGACTCCTATGTGAGGCCGTGCACATTGGTGCGCATCTGTGATGAGTGTAACTATGGATCCTATCAGGGACGCTGTGTCATCTGTGGAGGGCCTGGTGTGTCTGATGCCTATTACTGTAAAGAGTGCACAATCCAGGAAAAAGATGTGAGCAGCCTACTCCTCCTTCTACTGCCTCTTGCATTTAATgctattaaaaacacaggctgaccctaaaaataaaatattaaaaagtattttctgttttctgtttgcagaGAGATGGATGTCCTAAGATTGTAAACTTGGGCAGCTCCAAAACAGATCTGTTCTATGAGAGGAAGAAGTATGGCTTCAAGAAGAGGTGaagatgctgcagcagcctcaATCATCCTTTTAGTTTTGCATTTCCTCTCAAACTTCCAAGGAACATTTTTGACATGTCAATAAAGCTTGCTTTTATATTTCTGCGTAAATTTCTGCTTTGAGCAAGAATTTTAATGTAACAGGTATCAAACTTGGCTAATCAATAGACTATACAAAGTGTTTTCTAAAAGATACATTGAGTGTCTGTCAGCAGATAGAAATGCAATATTCACATTTGCCAAGCACAATTTTGGGCATTTTATTGCCATTGTGAACAAAAGTGGAACATTCCGAGTACTAAACACCAACTAATATGTATTTAGTCTCAGATTTAAACTGAATATTTAAAACCTTAAATGCCAATTCGGTAAATTTAACTACATTGTTACTAAACATCTTCCACTAGCTGGAAATATTTGTCGCTGTGGACTGCTGTTCCTAGATGAGATCATATATTATGAAAGACTCAGACTTGTGTCAACAAGGCTTTATTTATACATACTCTATATACAGGACGCAAATGATGGCCATACTTAAAAACGCCAATATGTTTCTTTACAAAGAAATACAAATATGTAACCAGGAAGGTTAAAAATAACCCATTAGCAAACTGACCTGTTCCAGCAACAAGTACAACAATaagctttaaaaatgattaaaatctcATCATTACCAGAACAGAACTATTCCAAAAATGTGATTCAGAAATTACACTTTTGAGACATGGATTTAGACAAggagactttaaaaaaaaaaaaaaaacttggaagTGTACTCATCTCTGTGCAGCCAAGGATACACTACCTGTAGATCCTACCAGTCCTGAATTCTTATTACTTCACAGGAAGTTACATCCCTATTCATTTTGACAAGAAAAGCTATTAGAGGATTAAGTGTTCTCCTTATAGTTCACCATTTGCTACAAAGACCACACTAGTAAACAACTAATACAAAAGCATAAAGAAACATAGGTTTTGTCAGGACTGGCCAACAGAACAACCTGAGGGTGGAGCCCCTGTAAACTGGCAGAGAGCACACTGCATTGAAATGGCTTTTAACAGAGAAGACACTTAGGGTGTCTGTATTATTGGGGAAATAATCAAATAAGTATTTAACAAAGATAATGGAGGCAAACATGACACAGAGGGAGCTTTAACATTTAAGGACCTTCACTGCTTGATTATCCAGAAGTAAAGATTATTCCAAACCTTGACAAGCACAATATCTGGAGTATTCTATGACAttgaatatatttttatgtgattaaaaacaggagaaaatatAATTAACCTAAAACTATTCACAGAACATGCATCAGTAAATTCTACACAGACACTTCTGAAGCATTACTGATGTAAATGGATGTGTCACCATTGACCAGCTGCACATGGTGATAAACACAGCACAGGAGCTACAGGAGCACAGACACTGAACTGGAGAACAGCGCATTAAACATACAGCTCTGTGTCACTGGTCATTAGAGAAGTGGCTGCACTTTGTTTAGGGCCACATCATTGTAATCCCCTGAAGAAGCTTATTAGAAATGTCACAGTCAGAAGTTTCTGCAGGGCACAGAAAAGCCCAGCTCTTCACATCAAGACAAAtgaaaattaaaacattttttttagaatttaatAAAGCCTGAAAAGAACTGGAAGCAACCTGCAAACCCTAGTTAACGGCAAAACAACTAACCTATTCCGtgtaaaaacagaataaaaacacaaacgatCTCTTTCGGCTGAAGTGTACAAAACATGATCAAAGTACAGCTCATACACGAGCTGTGCTGAAGAAGAAGCACTTGAATATTCCTCTCACACTCTCCGCACTCACATAGATGGTAAATACAAAAAAGTTATCAACATGCTACTACATCTCCAGGGCAACATGATACACCCCTCACAcatgctcttctgctcctcatcctcctcttcatcaacCTCACtggtttgatttatttattcattaggaaaaataaatgaataaatcaacGGCTGTCTACAGGTCGGGATCTGGCACCGCACTTGAAATAGAAGAGAACAAGGATGAATGACAGAAGGGTGGGGTCAACCTGACCTTTCACACCTCAATGGATTCGTTTTATTGTCCCTTACAGAGGTCCAAATTTGTCTTCATAGTGACCCACGATGTTCTTGTAGCGGCCGCACTCCTTCCGCAGCTCTGCAACCTCTGTCCGCAGCGCCGTGTTCTCACGCTCCAGGAAAGCCGCTCGTACGGTGATCTGGTTCTCCTTTAACCTGCGGGCATCACGTGAGCGCTTGGCAGCCACattgttcttcttcctcctctgccagtACTTATCATCCTGGATAGATGGAGAGGAAAGCAACACATTAAATCAAgtcagggaaacacacacacagaaaaaccacTTCGTACCCtcgttaaaaaaaatacactttcaCACAAATCTGATCTCGGCTAAGACTGAGATGTGGCTCACAGCCAAGTTCCTCCttacatgtaaacaaccgttcTCCAGTGCACAGGCAGGGAAGGAAAACATTCATTCTAAGCCTCACAGTGCTGAGTCACTGTGAGTTGCCAGTTCACTATCAAATGGCCTTATTTCTACCCTGCACACCAGACAAGAAACTCTCACttttgctgctggtgctgcatgGTAGCATTACCTCTACATGTATGAGGGTACTATACACATAGAAGAAAGAAGTCAAACATCAATTATGTTTAATTACAATGCCAAATACCTTCTGCTCTTCAGGCACAAACACCTTCTTGGCCTTTTTAATCATAGGCTGTGGTTTGAGCTCCTCCTCCGAGAACTTGTGTTTGCGGGGATCAAACAGTTCACCTCCAGGCACACTCGACAGGACCAGGTCTGTAGGGTCTGGCTCGTAGTTGACATCAACCTCAATGTCATCAGGGCTGACGGGCTCGGGTGTCACTCTGTGTTTTTCGGTGGTTACCTCTGAGTGGACAGATAAGGAGGATGTAAGATATGGCAAAGCTGCGAGCACCATCTAACACTCAGCTCTATATGCTTTGAGAGCTGCATGTACACCCTGCTGATAAACATGGTCATCTTCACTATGCAGCTTCTATTTCTGTCTCCCCATCAATCATCACCACCCATGACTTGCTTTTGGAATGAGTGACATTCTGACATAACACCAGTGTCAGTTAAATCACTATAAAATTATTAGAACATAGAAACTGCTAACAACACGTATCTAAATCTATACCCGTGGAGGGATAACTCACCAGCAATAACATCGGAGGTGATGTCGCATTCGTTCTTGGTTATGATCACCACTTCCTCCTCACACTTGTCCAGCTCCTGAATGGACATcagagacactggagacacACTTGCTGTCTTCTTAACTGCAGTCTGAGCAGAGGGTGTAGCCTTCTTTGTGGTGTCTCCTTCTGGGATGTCCTTTAAGGGGTCTTCATCTGGTGAAGTAGAGATGCCGTTCTCCATGAGGAACTCCTCCAGGTCCATGTACTCCAAGTGGAAATTCTCCCCATCGTACGGGATGGTTTTGTCCCATATAGCCGGTGTCAGGGCGGCTGAAGGACCCATATCACTGCCTCCACCCTGGTCAGCATCGTGCCCCAGACACAGCTTTTCCTTGTCAGtttctgaaaagaaaaagtacAACATAATTGAACAACTCTCACTGAGCATTTTCACACAATTCAACAATCATTCACAAACTCCAGGACTGTGAACAGAGGATTACTCTAATTATTATATGACCATTACTCACAGATCAGTGACTTTTCCTGGTctaaataataattttacaGATCTATAACTTTTTCCAGacttttcatgtgtgtttatttttgttttaggaaGAGACCAATCCAGAAATCTCCCATCACAAATTCAGTAACTGCAATGTATTTCTATTTTGCATGTATTTTGACTGGACTGCTCCTAAACCCAGCTGCTCCCTCCCAAGAATAATAAACGCATACTATTCATCTTGTACAACAATCTAAAGAGATTCAAAACAATAACTTATCCAAATCTCGTTTTATGTCTCGCGATAAGTCCCTGCTGTTACGGCtcaataaacacacacgcatgtcTGGAAAGGTCTGGACGGGTCTGTGTGTCCTATAGCTTCACTGGATGGTTCATTAAAGTCCTTGCAGACGTGTTGACCCCCCCATCAGGACCTACGGTGCAACAGAACCCACTGTTGGCCGCGATGTGTGATGAAATCGTTCTCGTGTGTTTCCGCCTGTATCCTCGGTTAAACTCGTTTCTAAACACTTTCGCTCACTTCCTGTTGCTCTGCCGCCACTGTTCTTGCTCTTACCGTCGTCGCCGTCCAGGATATTTGGAGGTGGCATCTCCATTATTTTCTTCAACACCACGGGGAACGTACTCGGGGCCCCTGCGGCCGTTTCCAGCGTGATGAGAATTTGTTCGCCCGACATTTTTACCCCCCTCTTGTTATTGACACCACGGCTAAAGCAGTAAAACTCGCCGCTATCCTTAGACGTTATCCGTTAGATATCCGGCTGGACTAAAAGTGGCGCCGGCTGCAAGTTTTAGACCCACTTCTTCCTTTAAATTAGGTTAGTCTGAAGGTTTTGGTGTCGAGAACGAGtcgttcctcctcctcctcggaaATGTCCGCTCTGCGCTGTGTTGATAGGCCGACTACGCTCCTCGTCATGAATATTAATGAGATGGAACCAAGGGACGGGACCAATTGCGATTATCTGCGCTCTCATTGGTTGACCGAGTTATATATGTTACAGTGTCTACgtcatcagaaaaaaaaggtgccagaagcaaaaacataaacattagaCAGCACATTGGAGCTGTAATGATGCTGTAATATCATAAATAAGacaagtaaaaaataaataaaaaaaaagccgTGTTATAActaaaagcacacaaacaatACTCTGATAATGCGTTATTATTTCGTCTTTAGAATTTAAATCTAATGCGTTACCGTAGTTGCAGCCGCCCAAGCTCACGTGAAAAAGCATGTGCACTTTCTTGCCCTGACGTGTATCCACTGGCTCCGCCCACTCAAGCGGCGCCCATGCCGCTCAGATGCGGAGATGCGCAAGAAGGGCGGCGCTGCTGCTGCGGCACGGGGTCAAACAAGAAGGGAGCTCCTTTTGGATTTAGGTTACAGTACTTTTGGAGGCGTTGCTGCACCCAAGCAGACATCTCAAGGGCAAAGACCTGCACGTCCTGACGCATGGATCCTGGCTGTGATATTTTTGCCACATCACCTTCAGGCATTTGTCCACTGCTTGTTTACATGCACAATGCACCCCTCACCTATTTTAATGTATCATGTATAATAGGGAGCACACACCAGGATGTAGATGCACTTTGATCTTCCATCAGACATGCTCATAAGGTCTCCTTATAGTCGCTGGGTGTGTTTTTATTCCCTCCCATGTTGCTTGCTTGTGTCACACAGATGTTTTTGACATGTCACAATATGGAGTGAGACAAAGCCTTCAAGGTCAGCTGCTACACTATTAACTGCACATAAGATTTAGGGATGGTCGGTGAGTTTACACTCAATATTGTCTTCTCTATGCACACAATGTCATCTATAAGATAAGACAGAGAATAATTGTGCTTTTGCAGACAGATCCTCCTGTCAACAAAGGAAACCAAACTGCATATGAGAGGATCCATAAACAGCACATGCTCCAAGACAGCTGGAATATCTGCTCCATGCTGCTCACATCATCCAGTTATTTAATGTAGAAAAGCTACAGTTATGATTGCCATCCTATTATTTATACTTCAAAGGTGCTATATATGATTACAGTTTCCTGttacaaacacaacagactgcACTTTGAACTAAATGAGGTCAACAGCTCTCAACATAATGCTTGTTACATCACTGAAATCTGATTTAGTGAAACATGGGGGCAGATTCACAAAGGACAGAGAAATAAGTCTGAAGTGGTGATTTAATCATGAAGcttcagagccacacacacacacacacacacacacacacacacacacacacacacacacacacacacacacacacacacacacacacagcactgagatGAGAAGAGCAGATGACACAGATCCAGCAAAACTGGGTTATGTTCTCTTTTATCTGAAGCACACATCCTGGGGACAggacatgtaaatatatatatatataaagctcaTATAAGGCGCTACAACAGTAGAGTCACAGTAGAGGTGACTCAGGCCTGTCTAATGCATTGATCCTATCACAAAATGACATTTGT
This window of the Parambassis ranga chromosome 6, fParRan2.1, whole genome shotgun sequence genome carries:
- the phf5a gene encoding PHD finger-like domain-containing protein 5A, encoding MAKHHPDLIFCRKQAGVAIGRLCEKCDGKCVICDSYVRPCTLVRICDECNYGSYQGRCVICGGPGVSDAYYCKECTIQEKDRDGCPKIVNLGSSKTDLFYERKKYGFKKR
- the tefa gene encoding TEF transcription factor, PAR bZIP family member a isoform X2 — encoded protein: MTSEVPEIFRALLEHPFTLPNFDENETDKEKLCLGHDADQGGGSDMGPSAALTPAIWDKTIPYDGENFHLEYMDLEEFLMENGISTSPDEDPLKDIPEGDTTKKATPSAQTAVKKTASVSPVSLMSIQELDKCEEEVVIITKNECDITSDVIAEVTTEKHRVTPEPVSPDDIEVDVNYEPDPTDLVLSSVPGGELFDPRKHKFSEEELKPQPMIKKAKKVFVPEEQKDDKYWQRRKKNNVAAKRSRDARRLKENQITVRAAFLERENTALRTEVAELRKECGRYKNIVGHYEDKFGPLAVPDPDL
- the tefa gene encoding TEF transcription factor, PAR bZIP family member a isoform X1, whose amino-acid sequence is MSGEQILITLETAAGAPSTFPVVLKKIMEMPPPNILDGDDETDKEKLCLGHDADQGGGSDMGPSAALTPAIWDKTIPYDGENFHLEYMDLEEFLMENGISTSPDEDPLKDIPEGDTTKKATPSAQTAVKKTASVSPVSLMSIQELDKCEEEVVIITKNECDITSDVIAEVTTEKHRVTPEPVSPDDIEVDVNYEPDPTDLVLSSVPGGELFDPRKHKFSEEELKPQPMIKKAKKVFVPEEQKDDKYWQRRKKNNVAAKRSRDARRLKENQITVRAAFLERENTALRTEVAELRKECGRYKNIVGHYEDKFGPLAVPDPDL